In Desulfovibrio sp. Fe33, a genomic segment contains:
- a CDS encoding efflux RND transporter periplasmic adaptor subunit, whose protein sequence is MTVGCVLFSLSLLFAGCTGEDKKTPAPAAQGPTPMKVVKAEIRDVPNWGEWVGQIGAHETVDVRARVAGFLVERKFDEGRAVKKGDLLFVIDPKPFEEDLKQAQSGLEYNQALYAKASKDLERFKKLFNEGVVSRDEFESYQTQAATYKAQLADNKAKVENARIQLGYTKIYSPIDGLIGRVQVDVGNLVGQGENTLLATISTMDPVYVSFNVSETDYIRAMRDKKARGEGGDTPIRLILADGDEYSQPGRFDMVDPTIDPKTGTLGIRVLFPNPDNMLKPGQYAKVRVRVSNHSDAVVVPIRAIMDVQGMKSVFLVDPDGTIRNQPVKLGSESMSLAVVAEGVEAGDMLLSEGINRVKPGMKIKPVVVPMERDGMEAAPSDDVGGEEAPVPADGGKTAAGAE, encoded by the coding sequence ATGACGGTCGGCTGTGTCCTCTTTTCCCTTTCCCTTCTTTTCGCCGGGTGCACCGGCGAGGACAAAAAAACTCCGGCTCCGGCGGCTCAGGGGCCGACGCCTATGAAGGTTGTCAAGGCCGAGATTCGCGATGTCCCCAATTGGGGCGAGTGGGTCGGCCAGATCGGCGCCCATGAGACCGTGGATGTTCGGGCCCGCGTGGCCGGGTTCCTTGTCGAGCGGAAGTTCGATGAGGGCCGGGCGGTGAAGAAGGGCGACCTGCTCTTCGTCATTGATCCCAAGCCGTTCGAAGAGGATTTGAAACAGGCTCAGTCCGGTTTGGAATACAACCAGGCGCTGTACGCCAAGGCCTCCAAGGACCTTGAGCGTTTCAAGAAGCTTTTCAACGAGGGCGTGGTCAGCCGCGACGAGTTCGAGAGCTACCAGACGCAGGCGGCTACCTATAAAGCCCAGTTGGCCGACAACAAGGCCAAGGTGGAGAACGCCAGGATTCAGCTCGGCTACACCAAGATTTACTCCCCCATAGACGGTCTTATCGGCCGCGTTCAGGTGGATGTGGGCAACCTCGTCGGGCAGGGCGAAAACACTTTGCTGGCGACAATCTCCACCATGGACCCCGTCTATGTCAGCTTCAACGTCAGTGAGACCGACTACATCCGGGCCATGCGCGACAAGAAGGCGCGTGGCGAGGGCGGCGATACGCCCATTCGCCTGATCCTGGCGGACGGCGACGAATACAGCCAGCCGGGCAGATTCGATATGGTTGATCCGACCATCGACCCGAAAACCGGCACCCTCGGCATCCGTGTTTTGTTCCCCAATCCCGACAACATGCTCAAGCCGGGGCAGTACGCCAAGGTCCGCGTGCGGGTTTCCAATCACAGCGACGCCGTGGTCGTTCCGATCCGGGCGATCATGGACGTCCAGGGCATGAAGTCCGTGTTCCTGGTGGACCCGGATGGAACCATCAGGAATCAGCCGGTCAAGCTCGGTTCCGAGTCCATGAGCCTGGCTGTGGTCGCGGAGGGCGTCGAGGCCGGGGACATGCTTCTTTCCGAGGGCATCAACCGGGTCAAGCCGGGCATGAAGATCAAGCCGGTCGTCGTGCCCATGGAGCGTGACGGCATGGAGGCAGCTCCCTCCGATGACGTCGGGGGCGAGGAAGCTCCGGTTCCCGCCGACGGCGGCAAGACGGCCGCCGGGGCGGAGTAG